The proteins below are encoded in one region of Nitrospinota bacterium:
- a CDS encoding AAA family ATPase produces the protein MKTLLADHPEYDVTGQLDINQSHLIYRAVIKPENIPIVLKILRNDATPAESYRLFREAEHLKLLHGTRGIVELHEMVMAGPLAALALHDIGGAPLDQVFRDKRPAMSLFFSMASSIVESLEHIHSKGLIHQDINPSNIVFSSGGAVQIIDFDLACVWSEESAAMPGQGVGTLNFMAPEQTGRTNRAVDFRSDFYSLGVTLFWLLSGELPFTADTAMDLVAKHLAKPAPLLDQSLRIPAGLSAIIDKLLQKAPEDRYQSAAGIRADLEFVRKRWSEGAGIHDFIPGGRDKPAHLQFPEKLYGREEIIREAAGRVAEGLKRGAVIWTITGQAGAGKSELAKAGIAQLAAARITFCEGKFDQVNRTIPYSGWSMAIGAHLRNVLALPAAELDEWRQALNGRMGGRVKPLFDIVPLLGPLMGAQPDLPEAPDAETRNRFHFIFLEFLRFMVDQGGPTAVFLDDLQWADDASLELIEMALSGKSVTGLIIIGAFRDEELMDGSRLHDLIARMDSWAATHVKSAVGPLGGNSITSLLCDTFKREWPRSAALAKLLLDKTAGNPYFFRQMLLSLFKTGEIYFDGASGGWNWNLEAIQRRPLAGTAVALTVERLKGIASDTLDTLRQAACLGQRFALADMSLILGVSQTQIRNLLAPALLDGFVLSAGAEYFFAHDRVRFAVYESIPPEERKKIHFTIGRALRDQLAEPALKERLLEVTTQLNYGAGLITDERERLGLARLNKEAETKARLNAAFGDAAIFIDEGLKLLPASAWESDYALAFALHRDKAQILYLANDPDAADRFVDLLMEKALTPLYKFQVFRMRIVFHSVANNFETALDLSLKALKEVGIEIPLHPSEEEIGREGALLAGIMGAQGPASLLELPLTDDSQSIALQNLLVTSLTPAYISNPPLFALLAFRLLRLSFEQGVNASTPAALVFYSAILASQKMIGPAYEVGLLALRMLQRTDTRSVRTRVLFLFATTIAHWRRPMAAALPELKEAVRSGIEAGDIEFAAYSQNHYHYQSLFMGRDLTAVIKDFADTRAAMLGMRQKMTIDHFNLLEQFALNLGGASGNPAVLRGQYIDEEIEERELLRTGNYFSLTALYMFQAYLQYHFGSKDLAEKKIGLALKYVASTTGMIHQPMEVFLQSLILGERLEKNRNAPDEEALTTLKANVDAYRSWAENCKDNYESKRLMAEAALRRAEGAGLEEILLLYEVASKSAEESQNWWDRAMAGEKAAEFLSIRGLGRLAIPYIRQAVFAYQRWGSAAKVSELEGRFKDILEHGRRQKAGARAESSSSGSDLLKGLDVETIINASRAMSHLIALDDLLVEVMRILVGNAGAQTGYLLQKGPEGWKIETMAGVNEQARRLSPALAADTSGLVSPAVVRFVGRTGQTVHLDDASASGQFASDAYIRGKKVRSLLCMPLACQGKTQAILYLENNAATHAFTGERVELLNILGTEAAISLRNASLFEELQKKKESLEESESFLRSLFDGTSAAVMLIGDSGVIECNQAAAQMLGVEDRDAVIGRRMADFASTHQPSGHLSTSYEVEKFRAAYRDGKNQSEWAMKTAGGREFYADVLLTPITYRDRKILHAIVSDVDSRVRFEKKNRQLDEERRFFTAVTAHELITPTTYLQTAISLIERMGEGHDAGSTALQVKEILEASFARLSKLAQNTALLNNLSAFDLKRSGFPIQVYYIVEAALDKARKEISAHKRDIIINAGDLKDLENVLIRGDSDLLKRLFTEVLSNAIKYSPDGAAVEMRWEKSPDSITMKVADHGIGLSSEALELLLHPYFSSHKIEHHHTSEYEYMGGGLGIGLVVAHQIASAHRANFIVESPGTGKGVVVTVTFPLHVP, from the coding sequence ATGAAAACCCTGTTGGCCGATCATCCAGAGTATGATGTGACCGGGCAACTGGACATCAACCAGTCCCATCTTATCTACCGGGCCGTCATAAAGCCTGAGAATATTCCCATCGTCCTCAAAATCCTGCGCAACGACGCGACTCCCGCCGAGTCCTACCGGCTTTTCCGTGAAGCGGAACATCTAAAGCTCCTTCATGGGACGCGGGGAATAGTCGAACTGCATGAAATGGTCATGGCCGGGCCGTTGGCGGCGTTGGCGCTTCATGATATCGGCGGAGCCCCTCTCGACCAGGTTTTCCGGGACAAAAGGCCCGCGATGTCCCTGTTCTTCTCCATGGCGTCAAGCATCGTCGAATCGCTGGAACACATCCATTCCAAGGGCCTGATCCATCAGGACATCAATCCATCGAATATTGTTTTTTCATCCGGCGGCGCCGTGCAGATCATAGATTTCGACCTTGCCTGCGTCTGGAGCGAAGAGAGCGCCGCCATGCCTGGCCAAGGGGTGGGGACTCTCAACTTCATGGCGCCAGAGCAAACGGGAAGGACCAACCGCGCCGTTGATTTCCGCTCCGACTTCTATTCACTGGGAGTCACCCTCTTCTGGCTACTGTCCGGAGAGCTTCCCTTCACCGCCGACACCGCAATGGACCTCGTCGCAAAGCACCTCGCAAAACCGGCCCCTCTTCTTGATCAGTCGCTCCGGATTCCAGCCGGCCTTTCCGCAATCATCGACAAGCTCCTCCAAAAGGCGCCTGAGGACCGATATCAGAGCGCGGCCGGGATCCGGGCCGATCTGGAGTTCGTCCGGAAGCGCTGGAGCGAGGGGGCGGGGATCCACGATTTCATCCCGGGTGGAAGGGACAAGCCGGCCCATCTTCAGTTCCCCGAAAAACTATACGGCCGGGAGGAGATCATCCGGGAAGCCGCCGGCAGGGTTGCGGAGGGGCTGAAGCGAGGGGCCGTCATCTGGACCATCACCGGGCAGGCAGGAGCCGGCAAATCTGAATTGGCGAAGGCCGGAATAGCGCAACTGGCGGCGGCCAGGATAACCTTCTGCGAAGGGAAGTTCGATCAGGTCAACCGGACCATTCCGTACTCCGGGTGGAGCATGGCGATAGGCGCTCACCTCCGGAACGTTCTGGCGCTCCCCGCGGCCGAGCTGGACGAATGGCGGCAGGCCCTTAACGGACGGATGGGAGGAAGGGTGAAACCTCTGTTTGACATCGTCCCTCTCCTCGGACCGCTCATGGGAGCGCAACCGGACCTGCCCGAGGCTCCGGACGCGGAGACACGAAACCGCTTCCATTTTATTTTTCTCGAATTCCTGCGGTTCATGGTGGACCAGGGGGGGCCGACAGCCGTGTTCCTTGACGATCTGCAGTGGGCCGACGACGCCTCGCTGGAGCTTATAGAGATGGCGCTTTCGGGAAAATCCGTTACGGGCCTCATAATCATCGGGGCGTTCCGCGATGAAGAGTTGATGGACGGCTCGCGGCTGCATGACCTTATCGCGCGGATGGATTCATGGGCGGCCACGCATGTTAAGAGCGCTGTTGGCCCGCTCGGCGGCAATTCGATCACTTCCCTGTTGTGCGATACGTTCAAGCGGGAATGGCCCAGATCGGCGGCCCTGGCCAAACTGCTATTGGACAAGACCGCGGGGAATCCTTATTTCTTCCGGCAGATGCTCCTGAGCCTGTTCAAGACCGGCGAGATATATTTTGACGGCGCTTCTGGCGGGTGGAACTGGAATCTGGAGGCGATTCAACGCCGTCCGTTGGCCGGCACCGCTGTGGCGCTTACCGTTGAGCGCCTCAAGGGGATTGCCTCTGACACACTGGACACCCTAAGGCAAGCCGCTTGTCTCGGGCAACGGTTCGCGCTGGCGGACATGTCTCTGATCCTTGGTGTGAGCCAGACCCAAATCCGCAACCTGCTGGCCCCGGCCCTGCTGGACGGCTTCGTCCTTTCCGCCGGCGCGGAATACTTTTTTGCCCATGACAGGGTGCGGTTTGCGGTATATGAAAGCATACCGCCAGAAGAGCGGAAGAAGATCCATTTCACCATAGGCCGCGCGCTGAGGGACCAACTTGCGGAGCCGGCCTTGAAGGAACGCCTGCTTGAGGTGACCACACAGCTTAACTATGGGGCCGGCCTTATAACGGATGAGCGGGAGCGGCTTGGACTGGCGCGGCTTAACAAGGAAGCCGAAACGAAAGCTCGGCTCAACGCCGCCTTCGGCGACGCGGCCATCTTCATCGACGAGGGGCTAAAGCTCCTGCCCGCCTCCGCGTGGGAAAGCGACTACGCCTTGGCGTTTGCTCTTCACCGGGACAAAGCGCAGATTCTATATCTGGCCAATGATCCGGACGCCGCCGACCGTTTCGTCGATCTGCTCATGGAAAAGGCGCTCACCCCACTGTACAAGTTTCAAGTGTTCCGGATGCGCATCGTGTTCCATTCGGTGGCAAACAACTTTGAGACGGCCCTTGACCTGTCGCTCAAGGCCCTCAAGGAAGTGGGCATTGAGATCCCCCTTCATCCATCGGAAGAAGAAATCGGGCGCGAGGGGGCGCTGCTGGCCGGGATCATGGGGGCGCAGGGGCCGGCGTCGCTCCTGGAACTCCCGCTCACCGATGATTCGCAGAGCATTGCTCTGCAGAACCTGCTGGTGACAAGCCTGACACCGGCCTATATCAGCAATCCCCCGCTTTTTGCTCTGCTTGCGTTCCGGCTGTTGCGGCTGTCGTTCGAACAGGGCGTGAACGCCAGCACCCCGGCGGCGCTGGTCTTTTACAGCGCCATTCTGGCGTCGCAGAAAATGATAGGCCCGGCCTATGAGGTTGGGCTGCTCGCCTTGCGGATGCTCCAGCGGACCGACACAAGGTCAGTGAGAACCCGGGTCCTGTTCCTGTTCGCCACCACCATCGCCCATTGGCGCCGCCCTATGGCCGCGGCCCTGCCGGAGCTCAAAGAGGCGGTCCGATCCGGCATTGAGGCTGGCGACATCGAGTTCGCGGCCTATTCGCAGAATCACTATCACTATCAGAGCCTTTTCATGGGGCGTGATCTAACCGCTGTGATCAAGGACTTCGCCGATACCAGGGCGGCCATGCTAGGCATGCGGCAGAAAATGACCATCGACCATTTCAACCTGCTCGAACAGTTCGCCCTGAACCTGGGCGGCGCCAGCGGGAATCCAGCGGTCCTGCGGGGGCAGTACATCGATGAAGAGATCGAGGAGCGGGAGCTTCTCCGGACCGGGAACTATTTTTCGTTGACAGCGTTGTACATGTTCCAGGCCTATCTTCAATATCACTTCGGGAGCAAAGACCTGGCTGAAAAGAAGATCGGCCTTGCCTTAAAGTATGTGGCCTCCACCACAGGCATGATCCACCAGCCTATGGAGGTGTTCCTGCAATCCCTGATACTCGGCGAGCGGCTGGAAAAGAACCGCAACGCGCCGGACGAAGAGGCGCTTACTACCCTGAAGGCAAACGTGGACGCCTACCGTTCCTGGGCGGAAAACTGCAAGGACAACTATGAAAGCAAACGGCTCATGGCGGAGGCGGCGTTGCGGCGCGCTGAGGGAGCGGGGCTTGAGGAGATTCTCCTCCTTTACGAAGTGGCCTCAAAAAGCGCGGAAGAAAGCCAGAACTGGTGGGACCGGGCAATGGCCGGCGAGAAGGCGGCCGAATTCCTTTCCATCCGGGGGCTCGGCCGGCTGGCCATTCCCTATATTCGCCAGGCGGTGTTCGCGTACCAGCGATGGGGATCGGCCGCCAAGGTGTCGGAACTTGAGGGGCGCTTCAAGGATATCCTTGAACACGGCAGGCGGCAAAAGGCGGGCGCACGCGCCGAAAGCTCCTCCAGCGGGAGCGACTTGCTCAAAGGGCTGGACGTGGAGACCATCATCAACGCGTCAAGGGCCATGTCCCACTTGATAGCGCTCGACGACCTGCTCGTCGAGGTCATGCGGATACTTGTCGGCAACGCCGGGGCGCAGACCGGATACCTTTTGCAGAAAGGACCGGAAGGATGGAAAATCGAGACCATGGCAGGCGTGAACGAACAGGCCAGGCGGCTGTCCCCGGCGCTCGCGGCGGACACATCCGGCCTGGTCTCCCCGGCGGTGGTGCGCTTTGTCGGCCGCACCGGCCAGACGGTCCATCTGGACGACGCCTCCGCCTCCGGGCAGTTCGCCTCTGACGCTTATATAAGGGGGAAGAAGGTCCGGTCCCTGCTGTGCATGCCTCTTGCGTGCCAGGGAAAGACTCAGGCGATTCTGTATCTGGAGAACAACGCCGCCACCCACGCCTTCACCGGCGAGCGTGTGGAGCTGCTTAACATACTGGGCACCGAGGCCGCCATTTCCCTGCGCAACGCATCCCTTTTTGAGGAACTGCAGAAAAAAAAGGAATCGCTGGAAGAATCTGAAAGTTTCCTGCGGAGCCTTTTCGACGGAACAAGCGCGGCAGTCATGCTCATTGGCGATTCTGGCGTCATCGAATGCAACCAGGCTGCCGCGCAGATGCTCGGCGTGGAAGACAGGGACGCCGTCATAGGAAGAAGGATGGCGGATTTCGCTTCAACGCATCAACCTTCCGGACATCTCTCCACCTCATATGAGGTGGAGAAATTCCGCGCCGCTTACCGTGACGGGAAAAACCAGTCCGAGTGGGCCATGAAGACCGCCGGGGGACGGGAATTCTATGCGGATGTGCTTCTTACTCCAATCACCTACCGCGACAGGAAGATACTCCATGCGATTGTCAGCGATGTTGATTCGCGTGTCCGGTTCGAGAAGAAAAACAGGCAGCTTGACGAGGAACGGCGGTTTTTCACTGCGGTGACGGCCCATGAGCTCATCACTCCAACGACCTACCTTCAGACAGCGATTTCGCTGATAGAAAGGATGGGCGAGGGTCACGACGCGGGCTCCACGGCGCTCCAGGTCAAGGAAATCCTGGAGGCCAGCTTCGCCCGCCTGTCCAAGCTTGCGCAAAACACGGCTCTGCTCAACAACCTTAGCGCATTTGACCTGAAGCGGTCCGGCTTTCCCATCCAGGTTTATTATATAGTGGAGGCCGCGCTGGACAAAGCCCGCAAGGAGATATCGGCGCACAAGAGGGATATCATCATCAATGCCGGCGATCTTAAAGACCTTGAGAACGTATTAATACGGGGCGACTCTGACCTTCTCAAACGGCTATTCACCGAAGTGCTCTCAAACGCCATCAAGTACTCTCCGGATGGCGCGGCTGTCGAAATGCGGTGGGAAAAGAGTCCCGACAGCATAACCATGAAGGTCGCCGACCACGGGATCGGGCTGTCAAGCGAGGCCCTCGAACTGTTGCTGCACCCTTACTTTTCCTCGCACAAGATAGAACACCATCACACGTCGGAATACGAATATATGGGAGGCGGATTGGGGATCGGCCTTGTGGTGGCCCATCAGATCGCATCGGCGCACCGCGCCAACTTTATTGTGGAAAGCCCCGGGACCGGTAAGGGAGTGGTGGTGACGGTCACATTCCCCCTCCACGTCCCTTAA
- the nifA gene encoding nif-specific transcriptional activator NifA — protein MNADLSNAAVNAVFRASVSISKSLGPVETVAEILAASGGALGYMHGFAALVDPDSGDLLVEAAHEIPGEKWKDARYRKGEGITGLILETGEPLAVPRVGSDPRFLHKMAVYEPDSAFVGVPIKGVGGIKGVLTFSLNISERYRLDDHVKIVTMFANLIGGVATRHIAAEKEKELIIREKERLSGQLKSQFHPENMVGISKVMMDVFENVRQVAKWNTTVLVRGESGTGKELVAKAIHYASPRAAGPFIKLNCAAIPDTLLESELFGYEKGAFTGAITSKPGRFELAHKGTLFLDEIGDTSPAFQSKLLRVLQEGQFERLGGSLTITVDVRLITATNMNLEKAVSEKRFREDLYYRLNVMPIYIPPLRERREDIPHLVEHFLGKLGRECGARISMDQEALAVLTDCGWRGNVRELENCVQRSAVRCEGSVIGKKDISCASGRCASRLAGPNEIPGPPDREEDILGIKDERERIIATLRKTGWVQAKAARLLNMTPRQIGYRILKLNIEMKSY, from the coding sequence ATGAACGCGGACCTTTCAAACGCCGCGGTCAATGCGGTCTTCCGCGCGTCGGTTTCCATATCCAAATCGCTTGGGCCCGTGGAGACTGTGGCGGAGATACTCGCGGCATCCGGAGGCGCGCTGGGCTATATGCACGGCTTTGCGGCGCTGGTGGACCCGGATTCCGGGGATCTTCTCGTGGAGGCGGCCCACGAAATCCCCGGCGAAAAATGGAAGGACGCCCGTTACCGGAAAGGCGAGGGGATCACCGGACTGATATTGGAGACAGGGGAGCCGCTGGCTGTGCCGCGGGTGGGGTCGGATCCGCGTTTTCTGCACAAAATGGCCGTCTATGAGCCTGATTCCGCCTTCGTGGGCGTCCCCATCAAGGGAGTCGGCGGCATTAAGGGGGTCCTGACTTTTTCATTGAACATATCAGAGCGGTACAGGCTGGATGATCATGTGAAGATCGTCACGATGTTCGCCAACCTCATCGGCGGCGTGGCCACCAGGCATATTGCGGCGGAAAAGGAGAAAGAGCTGATAATCCGGGAAAAGGAGAGGCTCAGCGGCCAGCTCAAATCGCAGTTCCATCCGGAAAACATGGTCGGCATTTCAAAAGTGATGATGGACGTTTTTGAAAATGTGCGCCAAGTGGCAAAATGGAACACCACAGTGTTGGTCCGGGGCGAATCGGGGACCGGCAAAGAGCTGGTGGCCAAAGCCATACATTACGCAAGCCCGCGCGCCGCCGGCCCGTTCATCAAGCTCAACTGCGCGGCCATTCCGGACACGCTGCTGGAAAGCGAGCTTTTCGGATATGAGAAAGGGGCGTTCACTGGCGCCATCACGAGCAAACCGGGGAGGTTCGAGCTTGCCCACAAGGGGACGCTTTTCCTCGACGAGATTGGCGACACTTCACCGGCGTTCCAGTCCAAGCTTCTGCGTGTGCTGCAGGAAGGCCAGTTCGAGCGGCTGGGCGGATCGCTAACCATCACGGTGGACGTGAGGCTGATCACGGCCACGAATATGAACCTGGAAAAGGCCGTTTCTGAAAAAAGGTTCCGCGAGGACCTTTATTACCGGCTCAACGTTATGCCTATATACATCCCTCCCCTTCGGGAGCGGCGGGAGGACATACCCCATCTGGTGGAACATTTTCTGGGCAAGCTTGGCAGGGAATGCGGCGCCCGCATCTCCATGGACCAGGAGGCCCTTGCCGTGCTGACAGATTGCGGCTGGCGCGGCAACGTCCGCGAGCTGGAAAATTGCGTCCAGCGAAGCGCCGTCCGGTGCGAAGGCTCCGTCATCGGCAAAAAGGACATCTCCTGCGCCTCCGGCAGGTGCGCAAGCCGCCTTGCCGGACCGAATGAAATTCCTGGCCCGCCAGACCGGGAGGAGGACATACTGGGCATAAAGGACGAGCGGGAAAGGATAATCGCCACTTTGCGCAAGACAGGATGGGTGCAGGCCAAGGCCGCCAGGCTTCTGAACATGACGCCAAGGCAGATCGGTTATCGCATTTTGAAGCTTAACATCGAGATGAAAAGCTACTGA
- a CDS encoding PAS domain S-box protein, with protein MIVRRWLRELDAMGSQLATWKPDNGAATNIRQEMLDFVKRFRNGLGRLEVEVETRQEQENQIETALCHAEDAVSVTTSDGRIRLVNPAFERLTGYSGPQIIGLTHEPVWRNAPSDALAEMKIALALGRNWRGEMNCLTLDGRLLVTEISAAPIVRHDGCVTHHVFVQRDITDRVLIGRKVAAQRDFMEKALNLMTNIVLVLGPDGTLKMDNLAAKTLLSDMGADSRMRLGTILADYISGAAKVRSKNVDIELDGGGKRHYLLEAERISAGYLMPELGNENVYLVSLSDISEVVRRGKEALMKQKAISAMKIERSLAQGELACGFAFKVRQPLNVAMAIITRLEDLAERGDTAAIGAKTAMLREKLGEMAASLDDFRNMAGRIPSAAGNCAADGIFDFIEIIYSEKLEAFGARLTLGRPPKDALLPLPEEALQMAVAMLMDNAIESVDGKNGARLHVAFINEGEETGVAIEDNGSGVTEREALRIFEPFYTTKKNRRGISLALVHQIMDKAGGRIEVGKSALGGASFSLRFPEHASP; from the coding sequence ATGATAGTGCGCAGATGGCTCCGGGAACTGGACGCGATGGGGTCGCAGCTTGCCACGTGGAAGCCGGACAACGGGGCCGCCACAAACATCCGCCAGGAGATGCTTGATTTCGTCAAAAGGTTCCGCAACGGGCTTGGCAGGCTGGAAGTGGAGGTGGAGACGCGCCAAGAGCAGGAAAACCAGATAGAGACCGCGCTGTGCCACGCCGAGGATGCCGTGAGCGTTACCACCAGCGATGGAAGGATACGGCTGGTCAACCCGGCCTTTGAGAGGCTGACAGGCTATTCCGGCCCGCAAATAATCGGCCTGACCCACGAGCCGGTGTGGAGGAACGCCCCTTCTGATGCGCTGGCGGAGATGAAGATCGCCCTTGCGCTGGGCCGCAACTGGAGGGGCGAGATGAACTGCCTTACGCTAGACGGGCGGCTGCTGGTGACGGAAATATCCGCCGCTCCCATAGTGCGGCACGACGGATGCGTCACCCACCACGTGTTCGTCCAGCGGGACATAACGGACAGGGTGTTGATCGGGCGAAAGGTGGCGGCGCAAAGGGATTTTATGGAAAAGGCGCTCAACCTCATGACGAACATCGTCCTTGTGCTCGGGCCGGACGGGACGCTGAAGATGGACAATCTTGCCGCCAAGACCCTCCTTTCGGACATGGGCGCCGATTCGCGGATGCGGCTTGGGACGATACTGGCGGACTATATATCAGGAGCGGCCAAGGTCAGGTCCAAAAACGTGGATATAGAACTGGACGGCGGCGGCAAGCGTCATTACCTTCTGGAAGCAGAGAGGATCTCCGCCGGATACCTGATGCCTGAACTGGGCAATGAAAATGTATATCTGGTGTCGCTGTCGGACATAAGCGAAGTGGTAAGGCGGGGCAAGGAGGCGCTTATGAAGCAGAAAGCGATTTCCGCGATGAAAATCGAGCGGAGCCTTGCCCAGGGGGAACTGGCCTGCGGATTCGCCTTCAAGGTACGCCAGCCGCTCAACGTGGCCATGGCCATCATCACAAGGCTGGAGGATCTGGCGGAGAGAGGGGACACCGCCGCAATCGGCGCAAAGACGGCGATGCTCAGGGAAAAACTGGGCGAAATGGCGGCAAGCCTGGACGATTTCCGGAATATGGCCGGACGCATCCCTTCGGCCGCGGGAAATTGCGCGGCGGATGGAATATTCGATTTTATCGAGATCATTTATTCTGAAAAACTGGAGGCCTTCGGCGCCCGGCTGACCCTGGGGCGCCCTCCCAAGGATGCGCTCCTGCCGCTGCCTGAGGAAGCGCTTCAAATGGCCGTGGCGATGCTGATGGACAACGCCATTGAAAGTGTCGATGGAAAAAATGGCGCCCGCCTCCATGTGGCGTTCATCAACGAAGGCGAAGAAACGGGCGTGGCCATCGAAGACAACGGTTCCGGCGTCACGGAGCGTGAGGCCCTGAGGATTTTTGAGCCATTTTACACGACAAAGAAGAACAGGCGGGGAATCTCCCTGGCGCTGGTCCACCAGATAATGGACAAGGCGGGGGGCAGGATCGAAGTGGGCAAATCAGCGCTGGGTGGCGCCAGCTTCTCCCTGCGATTTCCGGAACACGCCAGCCCATGA
- a CDS encoding peptidylprolyl isomerase, which produces MENMVVAWFEGEPVGMNHLSYELYAQNGKEIALAVRQYAVKKVILRMAEKAGIAADMAQVDRRMEELETSPGFCEALEAAGMDIESLRSEIKIEQTVEAWLEHVSTVSCGQAEETYDANPTLWTTREKARFRHILITINEAFPENRREEAGRRIGALKNSSDDFAALAMRHSECPSALNGGEIGPITRDQIHPALADAVFAMEPMGAPVIVETEAGFHLAQLLEVRPGEAVEREKGVASTKRALSGAKRRRALANALKQAMRGIIMAEPEDVIA; this is translated from the coding sequence ATGGAAAACATGGTTGTGGCATGGTTTGAAGGTGAGCCAGTGGGGATGAACCATCTGAGCTACGAACTCTACGCCCAGAACGGAAAAGAAATTGCGCTGGCCGTAAGGCAATACGCCGTGAAAAAAGTGATTTTGCGGATGGCGGAAAAAGCTGGAATTGCGGCGGATATGGCTCAAGTTGACAGGCGGATGGAGGAGCTTGAGACCTCACCTGGATTTTGCGAGGCATTGGAGGCGGCGGGCATGGACATCGAATCATTGCGCTCCGAAATCAAAATCGAGCAGACAGTGGAAGCATGGCTTGAGCATGTGTCCACAGTATCCTGCGGACAAGCGGAAGAAACGTATGACGCAAATCCCACGTTATGGACCACGCGGGAAAAGGCGAGGTTCAGGCATATCCTGATAACGATAAACGAAGCGTTCCCGGAAAACAGGCGGGAAGAGGCCGGACGGAGGATTGGCGCGCTGAAAAATTCAAGTGATGACTTTGCCGCTCTGGCCATGCGCCACAGCGAATGCCCCAGCGCGCTAAACGGCGGCGAGATCGGCCCGATCACGCGGGATCAAATTCATCCCGCTCTTGCCGATGCGGTATTCGCCATGGAGCCGATGGGAGCGCCTGTGATCGTGGAGACTGAAGCTGGCTTTCATCTGGCCCAATTATTGGAAGTGCGTCCCGGGGAAGCGGTTGAACGTGAAAAAGGCGTTGCTTCAACAAAGCGCGCCTTGTCCGGGGCGAAGCGGCGGCGCGCCCTTGCCAACGCGCTCAAACAGGCCATGCGCGGGATCATCATGGCCGAGCCGGAGGACGTAATCGCATGA
- the nifH gene encoding nitrogenase iron protein, with protein MRQCATYGKGGIGKSTTTQNMVAALAEMGKKVMIVGCDPKADSTRLILHSKAQSTVMELAAKAGSVEDLELEDVMMEGYGGVRCAEAGGPEPGVGCAGRGVITAINFLEEEGAYTDDLDFIFYDVLGDVVCGGFAMPIRENKAQEIYIVVSGEMMAMYAANNIAKGILKYASSGGVRLGGLICNSRNTDREDDLIVALAGKLGSQMIHFLPRDNIVQRAELRRMTVIEYDPKCKMADEYRELARKVVENKKLVVPTPITMDELEDLLMTFGIMQEEDTSIIGKTAAETAA; from the coding sequence ATGAGACAGTGCGCCACTTACGGAAAAGGGGGAATCGGCAAGTCCACCACCACGCAGAACATGGTGGCGGCCCTGGCCGAGATGGGAAAGAAAGTAATGATCGTCGGGTGCGACCCGAAGGCTGATTCCACGCGCCTTATCCTCCACTCCAAGGCGCAGTCCACTGTCATGGAACTTGCCGCCAAGGCCGGTTCGGTGGAGGACCTGGAGCTGGAGGACGTGATGATGGAAGGTTACGGCGGTGTGCGCTGCGCGGAAGCGGGCGGGCCGGAGCCGGGAGTGGGCTGCGCCGGACGGGGCGTTATCACCGCAATAAACTTCCTTGAAGAGGAAGGCGCATACACCGACGACCTGGACTTCATTTTCTACGACGTGCTCGGCGACGTGGTGTGCGGCGGGTTCGCCATGCCGATCCGGGAGAACAAGGCGCAGGAAATTTACATAGTCGTCTCCGGCGAGATGATGGCCATGTACGCCGCAAACAACATCGCGAAGGGAATTTTGAAATACGCAAGTTCCGGGGGCGTTCGCCTGGGCGGGCTTATCTGCAACAGCCGCAACACCGACCGGGAGGACGACCTGATAGTCGCCCTGGCCGGCAAGCTTGGCAGCCAGATGATCCATTTCCTGCCACGCGACAACATAGTCCAAAGGGCGGAGCTTCGCAGGATGACGGTGATCGAATACGACCCGAAGTGCAAAATGGCCGACGAGTACCGCGAGCTGGCGAGGAAAGTGGTGGAGAACAAAAAGCTGGTGGTCCCGACGCCCATCACAATGGACGAACTCGAAGATTTGCTGATGACCTTCGGCATAATGCAGGAAGAGGACACATCCATCATCGGCAAGACCGCCGCCGAGACCGCGGCCTGA